In Planctomycetia bacterium, the following are encoded in one genomic region:
- a CDS encoding (5-formylfuran-3-yl)methyl phosphate synthase, with protein sequence MTRLLVSVRDVEEARIALEAGVDLIDLKEPTRGALGAVDFQTAAEIVRLRDESHGERRHVPLSMALGELADALPNVPEGIAFVKVGLAGCRTRTEWPAQLRTWRRSLPAGVDFVAVAYADADATAAPETDEIVAEAISLEARAVLVDTGVKDGRTLLDHWNVERLRRFVVEVQARGMLAVVGGGLTLETIRTVVDCGADYVAVRGAACQGGRTAKIAADRIRAIRALLPQLTVRR encoded by the coding sequence GTGACGCGGCTCTTGGTCAGCGTACGCGACGTCGAGGAAGCCCGGATCGCGCTCGAAGCCGGCGTCGACCTGATCGATCTGAAAGAACCGACGCGCGGAGCGCTCGGTGCGGTCGATTTCCAAACCGCCGCCGAGATCGTACGGCTGCGCGACGAGAGCCACGGCGAACGGCGCCACGTTCCGCTGAGCATGGCGCTCGGCGAGCTCGCCGATGCGTTGCCGAATGTGCCCGAGGGGATCGCGTTCGTCAAAGTCGGCCTCGCCGGCTGCCGCACACGCACGGAATGGCCCGCCCAGTTGCGCACGTGGCGGCGCAGCTTACCCGCCGGCGTCGACTTCGTAGCGGTCGCGTATGCCGACGCCGATGCCACGGCCGCACCGGAAACCGACGAGATCGTCGCGGAAGCGATCTCGCTCGAAGCCCGCGCCGTGCTGGTCGACACCGGAGTGAAAGACGGCCGGACGTTGCTCGACCATTGGAACGTCGAGCGGCTGCGTCGATTCGTCGTCGAGGTTCAGGCACGAGGAATGCTCGCCGTCGTCGGCGGAGGCTTGACATTGGAAACGATCCGCACGGTCGTCGATTGCGGAGCGGATTACGTCGCCGTTCGGGGCGCGGCTTGCCAAGGGGGCCGAACCGCGAAGATCGCTGCCGACCGCATTCGCGCCATTCGCGCACTGCTACCGCAACTCACGGTCCGCCGTTAA
- a CDS encoding sodium:proton antiporter — protein MSDHPVSGSAPSPKGVVAAILVVLLLYIVAAAMGWPQLGTELSNGVGHDAAGHALPHDPGVTATARTNAGHFDADVEHGNMEPHPAVFMVLPFCLLLAAIAIFPLSHKTEHFWESNLNKLLVAGGLGLLTLAYYAFVYKAPLDRHFLGHAVIEQSTFWSLPWVIIQNSIFNDFVPFIILLFALYTICGGIRISGDLPAHPITNTAFLAVGALLASFIGTTGAAMLLIRPVLETNAERKKVAHTIVFFIFIVCNCGGCLLPIGDPPLFLGYLKGVDFLWTLQLWKQWALVNGALLAIYFVWDTFVAYPKEKLQDVRRDETQVRKLTFEGLWPNVLLLLGIVFAAALLSPSKLFPGTQWYPWLFLREAVQLGLVLLSLVLGSSRVREKNSFNYGAIVEVAALFIGIFICMQPALQILDIRGGELGVTSAAQYFWATGSLSSVLDNAPTYVVFYELAKIDPLHLSEQAAKLLAAISLGAVFMGANTYIGNGPNFMVKTIAEKSGIKMPSFFGYMAYSFGILIPLFVVITFIFFRG, from the coding sequence ATGTCCGATCATCCCGTCTCCGGTAGCGCGCCCTCTCCGAAAGGGGTCGTGGCGGCAATCTTGGTCGTGCTCTTGCTTTATATCGTCGCCGCCGCGATGGGCTGGCCGCAACTCGGCACGGAGCTCTCGAACGGCGTCGGCCACGATGCCGCGGGGCACGCGCTGCCGCACGATCCGGGCGTCACGGCCACGGCCCGAACCAACGCCGGCCATTTCGACGCCGACGTCGAGCATGGCAACATGGAGCCGCACCCTGCGGTTTTCATGGTCTTGCCGTTCTGCTTGTTGCTCGCCGCGATCGCCATCTTTCCGTTGTCGCATAAGACGGAGCACTTCTGGGAAAGCAACCTCAACAAGTTGCTCGTCGCCGGCGGGCTCGGTCTGCTCACGCTGGCCTACTACGCGTTCGTCTATAAGGCTCCGCTCGATCGCCATTTTCTCGGCCATGCCGTAATCGAGCAGAGTACCTTCTGGTCGTTGCCGTGGGTCATCATTCAAAACTCGATCTTCAACGACTTCGTGCCGTTCATCATTTTGCTGTTCGCCCTCTATACGATCTGCGGCGGCATTCGCATTAGCGGCGACTTGCCCGCGCATCCGATCACGAACACCGCATTTCTTGCGGTCGGTGCGCTTTTGGCGAGCTTCATCGGCACGACCGGCGCTGCAATGCTTTTGATCCGACCGGTATTGGAAACCAATGCCGAGCGCAAGAAAGTCGCGCATACGATCGTATTCTTCATCTTCATCGTCTGCAATTGCGGCGGCTGCTTGCTGCCGATCGGCGACCCGCCCTTGTTCCTCGGGTATCTCAAGGGGGTCGACTTCCTCTGGACGCTCCAACTGTGGAAGCAATGGGCGCTCGTCAACGGTGCGCTGCTCGCCATCTATTTCGTTTGGGACACCTTCGTCGCGTATCCCAAGGAGAAGTTGCAAGACGTCCGCCGCGATGAAACTCAAGTCCGCAAGCTCACGTTCGAAGGGCTCTGGCCGAACGTTCTTCTCTTGCTCGGCATCGTCTTCGCCGCGGCGCTCTTGAGCCCGTCGAAGCTGTTTCCCGGCACCCAGTGGTATCCGTGGCTGTTCTTGCGCGAAGCGGTGCAACTCGGCTTGGTGTTGCTCTCGCTGGTCTTGGGCTCGTCGCGCGTACGAGAAAAGAACTCGTTCAACTACGGCGCGATCGTCGAAGTCGCGGCGTTGTTCATCGGCATCTTCATTTGCATGCAGCCCGCGTTGCAGATTCTCGACATTCGCGGCGGCGAACTCGGCGTGACGAGTGCCGCGCAATACTTTTGGGCGACCGGATCGCTTTCCAGCGTGCTCGACAACGCCCCGACGTATGTCGTCTTCTACGAGCTTGCGAAGATCGATCCGTTGCACCTGAGCGAGCAAGCGGCGAAGCTCTTGGCTGCGATCAGCCTGGGGGCCGTCTTCATGGGTGCCAACACCTACATCGGCAACGGTCCGAACTTCATGGTGAAGACGATCGCCGAAAAGTCGGGCATCAAGATGCCGAGCTTCTTCGGCTACATGGCCTATAGCTTCGGGATCTTGATTCCGCTGTTCGTCGTGATCACGTTCATCTTCTTCCGCGGCTAA
- a CDS encoding HRDC domain-containing protein → MSADVITTQSELDAFAGRLRKADRIAFDTEFVSEHTYKPELCLVQAASADEALCVDPLADIDLTPLWEVLTSPNHMVIVHAARQELLFALDATGGKRLGNLFDVQLAAGMIGMEYPAGYGNLISRLLAVVPQKGETRSDWRKRPLTDRQIEYAVADVRHLLPLHDKLKGKLAKLNRAAWFDVEMEAFQVDLENSLTRDRWRRVAGSSGMSSRSQAVLRELWMWREREAERRNLPARLVLRDDLLVEMSKRKVSDPKHLGAIRGMERPELRRAVPEFSQLIEKALRLPDEACPPMVRTDTNPQLSMLGQFLSSALTSICRAAEISPSLVGTANDVRELVNYRLNGVADSEGEIPILARGWRAEVVGHLIEELLAGRMSIRIADPNSEHPLVFEPQK, encoded by the coding sequence GTGTCAGCGGACGTCATCACCACGCAATCGGAGCTCGACGCCTTTGCCGGCCGGCTGCGCAAAGCCGATCGGATCGCTTTCGACACCGAGTTCGTTTCGGAGCATACCTACAAGCCGGAGCTCTGCCTCGTGCAAGCCGCTTCGGCCGACGAAGCGCTCTGCGTCGATCCGCTGGCGGATATCGATCTGACGCCGTTGTGGGAAGTGCTGACTTCGCCCAACCACATGGTTATCGTCCACGCGGCGCGGCAAGAGCTGCTGTTCGCGCTCGATGCCACGGGGGGCAAGCGGCTCGGCAACTTGTTCGACGTGCAACTCGCGGCCGGCATGATCGGCATGGAATATCCCGCCGGTTACGGCAACCTAATCTCGCGCCTGCTCGCAGTCGTTCCGCAAAAGGGTGAGACCCGTTCCGATTGGCGGAAGCGCCCGCTCACCGATCGCCAAATCGAGTACGCGGTGGCCGACGTGCGCCACTTGCTGCCGTTGCACGACAAACTGAAGGGGAAGCTCGCGAAGTTGAATCGGGCCGCCTGGTTCGACGTCGAAATGGAAGCGTTTCAAGTCGACTTGGAGAACTCGCTGACGCGCGATCGTTGGCGCCGCGTCGCCGGCAGCTCGGGCATGTCGAGCCGGAGTCAAGCGGTGTTGCGCGAGTTGTGGATGTGGCGCGAGCGCGAAGCCGAGCGGCGCAATCTCCCGGCCCGCTTGGTGCTGCGCGACGATCTGCTCGTCGAGATGTCGAAGCGGAAAGTATCCGATCCGAAACACCTCGGCGCGATCCGCGGCATGGAACGGCCGGAGCTTCGTCGCGCCGTGCCGGAGTTTTCGCAACTGATCGAGAAGGCGCTGCGACTTCCCGATGAAGCCTGCCCGCCGATGGTTCGCACGGATACGAACCCGCAGCTTTCTATGCTCGGGCAGTTCCTCTCGTCGGCGCTGACGAGCATCTGCCGAGCCGCCGAGATCTCGCCGAGCTTGGTCGGCACGGCGAACGACGTGCGCGAGCTGGTGAACTATCGGCTCAACGGCGTCGCCGATTCCGAAGGAGAGATTCCGATCTTGGCTCGCGGCTGGCGCGCCGAAGTGGTCGGGCATCTCATCGAAGAGCTCTTAGCGGGCCGGATGTCGATTCGCATCGCCGACCCGAATTCCGAACACCCGCTGGTGTTCGAGCCGCAGAAGTAG
- a CDS encoding DUF11 domain-containing protein, with amino-acid sequence MTFGQRMNSMFGLVDTGANAPPPPPPPNTPNYGQRRPQHTTVPNGKQPANTSSIPHNAAYSSGGVQPPVPRRDNGAAQTPATPAEEPLPDTQDTQAAPKSSILMQSRAGAGQAAPAIRPAANKPTTAAAPVPTAASEAASENAPVMQAPVNGSRRRPLSQRTTTEPLTENAAPPVEEVPVATTPSAPNTTANSTAKPTPAAEEVFVPSIPMMADRRASGTPSSIPTQSTPTSPNTTSSNTASSKSSTSNAPATLPVETTTTASRPLAAQPKASTPSAPPAAPSPMRDSAVATSTPPASAEVDRSAVLAAFTSPEVTVETVGPRRISIGREATYRVQVRNRGKSAAQQVVVSLNIPVWAEVVEMHGTSGNTTSADEHEANTPLQWQLDVLDGGGEEELTLVLIPRKSETFDLGVRWTCSPAAVATAIEVEEPRLQMAINGPSEVSFGEQRLYKLTVSNPGTGTAENVVLHLMPLSPNDGEAVSHKIGDLKAGQDTSVEVELTARQAGNLKIRTAASADGNLKTEAAADVVVHRAALDVAIVAPKVVFAGVPGNYEVRVRNTGDDQARNLRLTVDLPHGTKLLTALPAPKTEVKGNQAHWTIERLAPGAEQVFSLRCSLESGGAQQLTATTSADGDLRKTAQASTDVQSVADLALDVIDTPGPVAVGQPVTYEIHVKNRGMKSAEGVDIVAYFSDGIEPEKAEGQAHELQPGMVVFKSLSIVGAGQDRVLRVTARATAAGNHRLRVELHSRTPQTQLSHEDATFFYLDEAPNSTVSENGTPSNGSTSSNSQSNGSANGSSTNSTVEHARALRSTTRSNGASLQSVPPANTGATPASDNRYGNAEQAIPANIPQMAEPVRPAASVGAANAPGTVFPAAVPQRHRTNGLR; translated from the coding sequence ATGACGTTCGGGCAACGGATGAACTCGATGTTCGGGCTCGTCGACACAGGCGCCAACGCTCCGCCGCCGCCACCACCGCCGAACACACCGAACTACGGCCAACGCCGACCGCAACACACGACCGTGCCGAACGGCAAACAACCGGCGAACACGTCGAGCATTCCGCACAACGCGGCTTACTCGAGCGGCGGTGTGCAACCGCCGGTGCCGCGCCGCGACAACGGCGCAGCGCAAACTCCCGCCACGCCGGCAGAAGAACCGCTGCCGGACACGCAAGACACTCAAGCGGCTCCGAAGTCGAGCATCTTGATGCAATCGCGTGCCGGAGCAGGCCAGGCCGCGCCGGCGATTCGACCTGCGGCCAACAAGCCGACGACCGCCGCCGCACCGGTTCCCACCGCCGCAAGCGAAGCGGCTTCCGAGAATGCCCCGGTGATGCAAGCCCCGGTGAACGGCTCGCGACGCCGCCCGCTTTCGCAACGAACGACGACCGAACCGCTCACGGAAAATGCGGCCCCGCCGGTCGAAGAAGTCCCGGTAGCCACAACGCCGAGCGCTCCGAATACAACTGCTAACTCAACCGCGAAGCCGACTCCGGCCGCCGAAGAAGTTTTCGTTCCTTCGATCCCGATGATGGCCGATCGACGTGCGAGCGGCACCCCTTCGTCGATCCCGACACAGTCGACACCGACTTCGCCGAACACGACCTCCTCGAACACTGCTTCGTCGAAGAGTTCGACCTCGAACGCTCCGGCTACTTTGCCGGTCGAGACGACGACGACCGCTTCGCGTCCGCTCGCCGCCCAGCCGAAGGCTTCCACTCCATCCGCTCCGCCGGCCGCGCCATCGCCGATGCGAGATTCCGCCGTCGCCACTTCGACTCCTCCGGCGAGCGCCGAAGTCGATCGCTCGGCCGTGCTCGCGGCGTTCACCAGCCCGGAAGTGACGGTCGAGACCGTCGGCCCGCGCCGCATTTCGATCGGGCGTGAAGCCACGTATCGGGTGCAAGTGCGCAATCGTGGCAAGTCTGCGGCGCAGCAAGTCGTCGTCTCGTTGAACATCCCGGTGTGGGCCGAAGTCGTCGAGATGCACGGCACGTCGGGCAACACCACATCGGCCGACGAACACGAAGCCAACACGCCGCTTCAATGGCAACTCGACGTCCTCGACGGCGGTGGCGAAGAAGAGCTTACGCTCGTTCTCATCCCGCGCAAGAGCGAGACCTTCGATCTCGGTGTGCGCTGGACCTGCTCGCCGGCCGCCGTGGCTACGGCGATCGAAGTCGAAGAACCGCGGCTCCAGATGGCGATCAACGGCCCGAGCGAAGTCTCGTTCGGCGAACAACGCCTCTACAAGCTCACCGTGTCGAATCCGGGCACGGGGACGGCCGAAAACGTCGTGTTGCATCTCATGCCGCTGTCGCCGAACGACGGTGAAGCCGTGAGCCACAAGATCGGCGACCTCAAGGCCGGGCAAGACACTTCCGTCGAAGTCGAGCTCACGGCTCGCCAAGCCGGTAACTTGAAGATCCGCACCGCGGCCTCGGCCGACGGTAATCTCAAGACGGAAGCCGCGGCCGACGTCGTCGTGCATCGCGCGGCGCTCGACGTCGCGATCGTCGCTCCGAAGGTCGTCTTCGCCGGTGTGCCGGGGAACTACGAAGTGCGCGTCCGCAACACGGGCGACGACCAAGCTCGCAATCTCCGTCTGACGGTCGACTTGCCGCACGGCACGAAGCTGCTCACGGCCTTGCCCGCACCGAAAACGGAAGTCAAAGGAAACCAAGCCCATTGGACGATCGAACGCCTCGCTCCAGGTGCCGAGCAAGTCTTCTCGCTTCGTTGCTCGCTCGAAAGCGGCGGCGCACAACAGCTGACCGCCACGACTTCGGCCGACGGCGACTTGCGTAAGACCGCCCAGGCTTCGACCGACGTGCAATCGGTCGCCGATCTCGCGCTCGACGTCATCGACACGCCGGGGCCGGTCGCCGTCGGGCAACCGGTCACGTACGAAATCCATGTCAAGAATCGCGGCATGAAGAGTGCCGAAGGGGTCGACATCGTGGCTTACTTCTCCGACGGCATCGAGCCGGAAAAGGCCGAAGGCCAAGCGCACGAGCTTCAACCCGGCATGGTCGTGTTCAAGTCCCTCTCGATCGTCGGAGCCGGACAAGACCGCGTGCTTCGCGTCACCGCTCGGGCGACCGCGGCCGGCAACCATCGGTTGCGCGTCGAGTTGCACAGCCGGACTCCGCAAACGCAGTTGTCGCACGAAGACGCCACGTTCTTCTACCTCGACGAGGCACCGAACTCCACAGTCTCCGAGAACGGGACGCCTTCCAACGGCTCGACCTCGAGCAACTCGCAGTCGAATGGTTCGGCGAACGGCAGCTCGACGAATTCGACCGTCGAGCACGCTCGGGCCTTACGTTCGACGACGCGCAGCAACGGCGCAAGCCTGCAAAGCGTTCCGCCGGCGAACACCGGTGCGACGCCGGCTTCGGACAATCGCTACGGCAACGCCGAGCAAGCGATTCCCGCCAACATTCCGCAGATGGCCGAACCCGTTCGGCCGGCCGCTTCGGTCGGCGCGGCGAACGCGCCGGGCACCGTCTTCCCGGCCGCCGTCCCACAACGCCATCGCACGAACGGGCTTCGCTAA
- the bioB gene encoding biotin synthase BioB, translating to MIQRTETEQLASPCWHDLAERVLDGHPLSHAEALSILKAPDEDLPELLAAAYRVRRRYFGNTVQLYFLMNAKSGLCPEDCSYCSQSKVSDAEIPRYNLLNKNKLLDGARVAAERGSKTYCIVISARGPNESEIKAVETIVPQIKAQYGLSICACLGLLTPEQAQRLKACGVDKVNHNLNSSEEHYGTICTTHTYQDRVDTLKAVRAAGMELCSGGIIGMGEADDDVVRMCFSLRDLKVESIPVNFLNPIDGTPLAGKTDLNPRYCLKVLCLFRLANPTSELRIAGGREIHLRSLQPLGMYAANSLFVGDYLTTKGQAPDADYKMIEDLGFVVTKGEEAAIRFSALEATTANAEAV from the coding sequence ATGATTCAACGAACCGAAACCGAACAGCTTGCGTCTCCCTGCTGGCACGACTTGGCCGAGCGCGTGCTCGACGGGCACCCCCTGTCGCACGCCGAAGCCCTGTCGATTCTCAAGGCTCCCGATGAGGATCTGCCCGAGTTGCTCGCGGCGGCTTATCGGGTCCGTCGTCGGTACTTCGGCAACACGGTGCAGCTGTATTTCTTGATGAACGCCAAGAGCGGCCTCTGCCCGGAAGATTGCAGCTATTGCTCGCAGTCGAAAGTGTCCGACGCCGAAATTCCGCGCTACAACTTATTGAACAAGAACAAGCTGCTCGACGGGGCCCGCGTAGCAGCCGAGCGGGGAAGCAAGACCTACTGCATCGTCATCTCGGCCCGCGGCCCGAACGAAAGCGAGATCAAAGCGGTCGAAACGATCGTGCCGCAAATCAAAGCACAATACGGCCTGAGCATCTGCGCCTGCCTCGGATTGCTCACGCCCGAGCAGGCCCAGCGCTTGAAAGCGTGCGGCGTCGATAAGGTGAACCACAACCTCAACTCGAGCGAAGAGCATTACGGCACGATCTGCACGACGCATACCTATCAAGACCGCGTCGACACGCTGAAAGCGGTTCGAGCGGCCGGCATGGAGCTTTGCTCCGGCGGCATCATCGGCATGGGCGAAGCCGACGACGATGTCGTGCGGATGTGCTTCTCGCTGCGTGATCTGAAGGTCGAGTCGATTCCGGTAAACTTCTTGAACCCGATCGACGGCACGCCTCTGGCCGGCAAGACCGACCTGAACCCGCGGTACTGCTTGAAGGTGCTCTGTTTGTTCCGCTTGGCGAACCCGACGAGCGAGCTACGCATCGCGGGCGGGCGCGAGATTCATCTCCGGTCGCTGCAACCGCTCGGCATGTACGCCGCGAATTCGCTCTTCGTCGGCGATTATCTCACGACGAAGGGGCAAGCCCCCGACGCCGACTATAAGATGATCGAAGACCTCGGGTTCGTCGTAACCAAGGGAGAAGAAGCGGCGATCCGCTTCTCGGCGCTCGAAGCAACAACGGCGAATGCCGAGGCCGTATAA
- a CDS encoding amidase: protein MSFPTTIAEAARQLRAGTVSSVDLVEACLARIAALEPQVRAWVLVDEAGARRAAAEADKELQSGIDRGSLHGIPIGVKDIIDLAGRPTLAGSRVRPPVAAERNALVVDKLLAAGVVVLGKTVTTEFASFDPPPTRNPWNFERTPGGSSSGSAAASAVGMCFAALGSQTGGSVIRPASYCGVAGIKPTYGRLGLSGIVPLAYHLDHPGVLARTVDDLAVTYRAMQGVDHADPCFVRNLTETDRRPFVAGRDDAQAPASLRLGLVRGYFHEFASDDVRTGIARAVERLRSAGAVVREIKLPESFVGVPAAHRIIMAVDAAAYHREVFAARRAEYGPRVASLLDEGLAASAVDYAQALHLQRRFRREMEALLAAADVDSLIMPAVGNTAPPRETTGDVRFQAPWSLAGLPVVSLPCDVASDGLPVAIQCVGQAWCEDSLLRTAAACERAIAFTARPPIAV, encoded by the coding sequence TTGAGTTTTCCGACCACGATCGCCGAGGCTGCCCGACAACTTCGCGCCGGCACGGTTTCTTCCGTCGACTTAGTCGAAGCATGCCTTGCGCGCATCGCAGCGCTTGAGCCGCAGGTTAGGGCCTGGGTCTTGGTCGACGAAGCGGGCGCCCGCCGTGCCGCCGCCGAAGCCGATAAGGAACTCCAGAGCGGCATCGACCGCGGATCGCTGCATGGGATTCCGATCGGCGTGAAAGACATCATAGATCTGGCCGGTCGGCCGACATTGGCCGGCAGCCGCGTGCGCCCGCCGGTCGCTGCCGAGCGGAATGCGCTGGTCGTCGATAAGCTGCTTGCCGCCGGTGTCGTCGTGCTCGGCAAAACCGTGACGACGGAGTTCGCCTCGTTCGATCCGCCGCCGACGCGCAATCCTTGGAACTTCGAACGGACGCCCGGCGGTTCCAGCAGCGGCTCGGCCGCGGCATCGGCCGTCGGCATGTGTTTCGCCGCGCTCGGTTCGCAAACCGGCGGCTCGGTCATTCGCCCGGCGAGCTACTGCGGCGTCGCGGGGATCAAGCCTACCTACGGCCGGCTCGGGCTCTCGGGCATCGTGCCGCTCGCGTATCATCTCGACCATCCGGGAGTGCTCGCTCGCACGGTCGATGATCTCGCCGTCACCTATCGCGCCATGCAAGGGGTCGACCACGCCGATCCGTGCTTCGTGCGCAACCTTACGGAAACCGATCGCCGGCCGTTCGTTGCCGGCCGCGACGATGCGCAAGCGCCGGCCTCGCTACGGCTTGGGCTCGTGCGAGGTTATTTCCACGAATTCGCCTCCGACGACGTGCGCACGGGCATCGCGCGCGCGGTCGAGCGTTTGCGCAGCGCGGGAGCCGTGGTTCGTGAGATCAAGTTGCCGGAGTCGTTCGTCGGCGTACCGGCCGCGCATCGGATCATCATGGCGGTCGATGCCGCGGCGTATCATCGCGAGGTGTTCGCCGCGCGCCGGGCCGAGTATGGTCCGCGGGTCGCTTCGCTGCTCGACGAAGGGCTGGCCGCGAGCGCCGTCGACTACGCGCAAGCTTTGCATTTGCAGCGCCGTTTTCGTCGCGAGATGGAAGCGCTCCTCGCGGCCGCCGACGTCGACTCGCTTATTATGCCGGCCGTCGGCAACACGGCCCCGCCGCGCGAAACGACCGGCGACGTCCGGTTTCAGGCCCCGTGGAGCCTCGCCGGCTTGCCCGTAGTCTCGCTGCCGTGCGATGTGGCGAGCGACGGCCTGCCGGTCGCCATCCAATGCGTCGGGCAAGCGTGGTGCGAAGACTCGCTCTTGCGCACGGCCGCCGCTTGCGAACGGGCCATCGCGTTCACGGCCCGCCCGCCGATCGCGGTTTAA
- a CDS encoding lamin tail domain-containing protein has translation MSRFLPAIIAAFAVFGVADFASAQFQPVYETVAITEFMNTPIGESDGRTWIELYNFGKEPVDLRGFSISDGKDDLVLIPEATIKPGDFAIIVIGHDFNRFGDERKKLFEAEWLGGKADPRVIGVDNRLYLDRADGIILMNRRKVPIWLLGYRADGGGGYSTYLAMSNFDVRNYGTVAKPSINRHGLDGTVIGYEGQDDTNEAGAYKSDVSALEKLSGFLYKSKETGGNNEPSVGSPLKGNYKPKP, from the coding sequence ATGAGTCGGTTTCTTCCGGCGATCATCGCCGCGTTTGCGGTGTTCGGCGTTGCGGATTTCGCGAGTGCGCAATTTCAGCCCGTGTATGAAACCGTGGCGATCACCGAGTTCATGAACACCCCGATCGGCGAATCGGACGGTCGGACTTGGATCGAGCTTTACAACTTCGGCAAGGAACCGGTCGATCTCCGAGGGTTCTCGATCAGCGACGGCAAGGACGATCTCGTCTTGATTCCCGAAGCCACGATCAAACCGGGCGACTTCGCGATCATCGTCATCGGCCACGACTTCAATCGCTTCGGCGACGAACGCAAGAAACTCTTCGAGGCCGAATGGCTCGGCGGCAAAGCCGACCCGCGCGTGATCGGCGTCGACAATCGCTTATATCTCGATCGCGCCGACGGAATCATTCTGATGAACCGCCGCAAGGTTCCCATCTGGCTGCTCGGCTATCGGGCCGACGGCGGCGGGGGCTACTCGACTTATCTGGCGATGAGCAACTTCGACGTCCGCAACTACGGCACCGTCGCGAAGCCCTCGATCAATCGTCACGGACTCGACGGCACCGTGATCGGCTACGAAGGCCAAGACGACACGAACGAAGCGGGTGCGTATAAGTCCGACGTTTCGGCGCTCGAAAAACTCAGCGGCTTCCTCTACAAGTCGAAAGAAACCGGCGGCAACAACGAGCCGTCGGTCGGCAGCCCGTTGAAAGGAAACTACAAGCCGAAGCCTTAA
- a CDS encoding c-type cytochrome translates to MRFGSVVRCCLPSALVALAFGLAGAADKPTVEKPTVEKPNAAKPAATKADKPVAAKEPAPSQTFDPSKPPLGLEPVAIPADNPQTAAKVELGKQLYFDKRLSYDGTISCASCHDPAKGWSNEDNFATGIKGQRGGRNSPTILNAAYFPLQFWDGRAAHLEGQALGPIANPIEMGHTLEACVECINHIDGYKKQFQAVFGSNATNDTIAKAISAFERTILSGDAPYDRFKAGDQTALAPAAKRGMDLFFGKAHCSACHSGSNFSDAAFHNIGVGMEREKPDEGRYIISKLLGDRGSFKTPGLRDIAKSHPYMHDGSLKTLEAVVDHYDKGGTPNPQLDEEIFPLQLTKEEKADLVTFLKDGLASSKYPMVAPPKLPE, encoded by the coding sequence ATGCGTTTTGGATCCGTCGTTCGATGTTGCTTACCGTCCGCGTTGGTTGCGTTGGCGTTCGGGTTGGCCGGTGCTGCCGATAAGCCGACTGTAGAAAAACCAACCGTAGAAAAGCCGAATGCCGCGAAGCCGGCCGCGACGAAAGCGGACAAGCCGGTTGCCGCGAAAGAGCCCGCTCCGTCGCAAACTTTCGACCCGTCGAAGCCGCCGCTCGGGCTCGAACCGGTCGCGATTCCGGCCGACAATCCGCAGACGGCGGCGAAGGTCGAGCTCGGCAAGCAGCTCTACTTCGACAAGCGCCTGTCGTACGACGGCACGATCAGTTGCGCCAGCTGCCACGACCCCGCCAAGGGCTGGAGCAACGAAGACAACTTCGCCACCGGCATCAAGGGACAACGGGGCGGTCGCAACTCGCCGACGATCCTCAACGCCGCTTACTTCCCGCTGCAATTCTGGGACGGGCGCGCGGCGCATCTCGAAGGCCAAGCGCTCGGCCCGATCGCGAACCCGATCGAAATGGGGCACACGCTCGAAGCGTGCGTCGAATGCATCAACCACATCGACGGCTACAAGAAACAATTCCAAGCGGTGTTCGGTAGCAACGCCACGAACGACACGATCGCCAAGGCGATCTCGGCCTTCGAGCGCACGATCCTTTCCGGCGACGCGCCGTACGACCGTTTCAAAGCCGGCGACCAAACGGCCTTAGCGCCGGCTGCGAAGCGCGGCATGGACCTCTTCTTCGGCAAAGCGCATTGCAGCGCATGCCACTCCGGCTCGAACTTCAGCGATGCCGCGTTCCACAACATCGGCGTCGGCATGGAGCGAGAGAAGCCGGACGAAGGGCGGTATATCATCAGCAAGTTGCTCGGCGATCGAGGCTCGTTCAAAACACCCGGCTTGCGCGATATCGCCAAGTCGCACCCTTACATGCACGACGGCAGCTTGAAGACGCTCGAAGCGGTCGTCGACCATTACGACAAAGGGGGAACGCCCAATCCGCAACTTGATGAAGAGATTTTCCCTCTGCAACTCACGAAAGAAGAGAAGGCCGATCTCGTGACGTTCCTGAAAGACGGGCTCGCGTCGTCGAAATATCCGATGGTCGCGCCGCCGAAATTGCCCGAATAG